The Pungitius pungitius chromosome 13, fPunPun2.1, whole genome shotgun sequence genome includes the window CCAAAGCATAATAATGAACCAGTGTTGTTGAATAACAAAACTGCCCCTTATATGAAGCCTAATAGACTGAAACTGTCACGTCACATGGCCAACGTCCCTGCCCATATTTCACATTCACACCCTGggtttgaataaataatgtaacGTGGTGCCACTAAATACTACATAGAACAAATGTATTTCAAAGTTTTGGTGACAAAATCCAGGAGGGAAAGACGTCGTGATTCAGAAAGACAGTTCCCATCACCCTCGTTATCCCACAGTCACGAGGGACAAAGATTcgaacagaaataataaaaacgaCGGATGCCCAACGACGCATTTTGCGTTTAAACATTCAACACATTTCGAAAACACCAGAGGTTCGGGCTTCCTTTCGACAATACCTGTCTGAGGAGAGTCCACCTGGCCTTTGCGACGTCAGGAGTACCGCAGGTCTCATCCAGGGCGCCGTTGGAATTAGCTGCGCAGGTGTCTTGGTTCATATTTTTCCTCAAAGGCGAAGCCGGCTCGGTCTTTTCTGCAGTACCGGTTGAGTCCCTCTCCATTTTATCTTCGAATATATGTGCAGGAGGAAATCTGTAAACAAGTTTACCGGCTGAACGCTTGTCACAGTTATCGGTAGAAATGCGGTTGTATaaaaaataagttttttttttctttttctcaaaacAACTCCAACGCTAAAACGTTCGCAGATATGCTTCACTGTAATCACCTGTTACACCCACAATGGAAACATGCTACTTCCGTACACTTTTGGAGTTCAAGACATGGCAGTGGAGTGCCGACACTTCGAGTCCCGATGGTTAGACACAAAGTGCCGGCTGCCGATATCTGAATTCGACTACTTTAGCCTTCACTCGCTCGCTACGTCATCCGCAGTGGGCATTGTTTAGGAAACCAATGCACGTGAATAGAATAGAATGCTGTCAACAGTTCATCGACTACCGAATGGTTCATCAGTTGACGAAACACTAAATATCCCAGATTGAGATACAGGGgcctatttttttaaaaatatgaaacGGTGTGAACGGTTACCACTGTGGCAGTGACCGATATTAACCCACCGGGCGGTCAGAGTTAGCTTCTTAAAACCCACATGAGCGCAGCTAGCACGTGCGCAGCTGACTGGCCTCAGTCAACCGTTTGGGTTACACGCCGTTGTGATGCTCATCCGCTCCTCTCTGCTGTGTTCACCGGCTCGTCTCCTCTCGACCTCTCGGTTAGGGTTTCGGGAGCTCGCCGTGCGCAAACGGATAACGTGTCTCCCCCTGTCCGCCCAACGCCGCCGCGCGTCGGTAAGGGTGTTCAGTTAACGTTGCGCTCGCTGCTCCTGCTCGCCTCGGTGTTGGTGTTACGTTACCGGGCCGGCCCGTTAAGCCAGCATAACGTCAACTACTAAACGTTACATGCATTATGCAAAAcggtgtcttcccccccccccccccaggctgacAAAGTGTCAGTGTTACACTGAGGGCGCAGGGGTGAAATCCAGCACCATTTGGCTCGGTGCTCACGCGCGGAAATAAGCTGCAGGGAATTAATAATGCGGCGTGTCATGAGCCCAGTAGCAAATCAAAACTTTACAAGACACAAGACCTGTTCGCCAAGGGAAGAATTCTAATCAATTAATCCAACATCGAGCTGCAGTGGTTTACACTTAAAGGAAGCAtgtctaaatgtttttgttataaCACAGAGAAATGTCACCAGTTCCCTTAGTGCTGCACTCATCTCATTTCAGATTAATGATTTGACCAATTTGTACGTGTTAAATTACAGTGTGAAAAAATCACTCCATAAATTATAACGTTGTTTTATTTCAGGACACTTCAAACTCCTCCATTGATCACCCGAGCTCCGGACTTGAGCGGTACAAAGACTTGCAGAAGTACTTCGACCGGAGACTGAGAGCAGCGTACCGCAGGTTCTCCCACGCGCCTGATCACTCATCAGTAAGACCATCGGCTCTGGAGCGACTCGTCACGATTCTAAACATAACCTCGGCACGGAGGGCTGCAAGCGTCAAGCCTTTTGGTGTCACTCTGAATTCTCTTGACACAGGTGTGTGGGCATCACCACGAGTATTTCGTAGAGCGTGATGGCATCTACAGGATGGAGATGGACCAAAGACAGGGTGAGCAGAAAGCATGCATACAGCTGCTGATGTCAACTATTCATACAGCTAGATGTCTGGGAACTAACCTATAAAGATTCAATTGTAAACCACTTTTACACAATACAGGAGGCAAACAATTACAAAACTgcagtacctttttttttatcttgtatAACTCTATACTGCAGTTGCACCTGTATCATTTTATGCGTTTCATTATGAGGAATAGTGTCATTGCAACTTTTTGTGATTGGCTCAGTTTCCTCTCCCCCCGGGTCGCAGGTCAGCCGATGCCGGAGCAAGTGCTGAATTTCAGACACGTCTCTGGACGGGAGGGGAGCGCGGTACTCAATAATGGAGAGAGGATCCAGTGGACTGTCCAGAGAATACGTCTGTCCCCACAGGAAGAACATCTGGCTGCAACGCTAAAAGCTACTCACACAGAAGAGCTTAGGTACGTTAAACACACAAAGTGTCCTTTCCTTTTTAGTTACAGGTTAATAAGTGGACGAGTGTCTTGTGACAATCCAGGTGTGTGGTTGTGAGACTTGGAAGAAGAAATTCCCCACATCTGGATCCCCCGCACGTCGTATTCACGCTGGATAAGGTCTTCAGCTTTGGTACGTTTTTAATACTTTCCGCTTGAGTTAAAAGTGCCCCGACTGAACACAATTGAATGGTACTTTCTGTCCCATATATGCGTCCGCATATGTGAAGAGTGGGCCACGGACGAGGTCCTGTTCTACACAACTGTGGAGGGTCTACGCTGCAGCAGAGTCTCTCGGCTGGACCTGACCGCCAGCGGATGCAGGATGACTTCTGTGTATGAGGAATCGCATCCTGAGTAAGTGCAAGTAAGGGTTACGTCCATATGGCAGCTCCGCTCCCACATCATCTCTAATTGACGCGCTGCCTTCTCgccagtgtgtttgtggaggtCGCCCTTTCCAGAGACAGGCGGATACTCAGCAtcaactgcagcagcaggaccagCTCAGAGGTGCTGCTGATTGACACAACGACATCACATTTAGAGCCTTCCCTGGTTCAGCCACGCCAGCTGGACCTCCTGTACCACGTGGAGCACTGGAGGAAGGGTCTGATTATACTGACTAATGCAGGGCCCGGACAGGAATATCAGGTAGAGTCGCCACTCTGTGTTAACTCACGGTTGCATACATTTCACAAAAGTACGTGGTGGTAATTTGGGTTTGAGAAGTTACAACAGAGGTTTCTGCATGTTAATTCCTCTTGTATATTCTTTTAACTGAATATAATCGGCTTGTATTATGAACTTGATCCTttggaaggagaagaaaaaggcggtttaatatttaatgttttcattgtAACATCCCTAGGTTGTGCAGGCTCCTCTCTCTGAGCCACACATGGTCTCCTGGGGCCCTTTGTTCGCCCCCGGCCCTGGCACCGCCATCAAGGACATGGATGTGGTCGGCGACCACTGTGTGTTAGTTGCCAGAACACCGGCCGGGGAGCTCATCCTGGTCGTGGTCCCACTGACCCGTCCCAAGGAGGCGTACACTGTGCAGGTTTGACCCCAAAAACTCTACTTCCCTCCTCACTGGCAGTCTTGGCCTCTGTCATTTCTAACTTGCATCTTTCTTCTTGGTTTTTTTTCGGTTGGATTGCTTTATGTTTTTAGACTTCAAATGTCCCAGAGTGCAGATTCCTTCACAGCAACTTACAGATATAAAGAATACATTTGGTCAAATCTACGCGTATCTCGCCtttgtgtattaatgtgtgACACCCTTTTATTTCCTGAAGCTCCCCTCCTGGGCCTGTGCCGTCCAAACCAAGAAACCAGCGGTGGCAGACCAACGCAGCGTGTTCGAATTCTTCATTTCATCTCCAGTCCACCCACCCGTGCCCTACTGTCTGTACCTTGAGGACGGGCTCCTTTCGTCAGGCACCGGAGATGGGACCTCCCCAGAGAGCCAGGGCAATTATACCCCCGCACACTTAGAGGCCAGCCACCAAGTGAGAACACTTGCATAAgacgtgtgcgcacacacactgaaacactatCTCGAGGCTCACGTATCCACTGACGAAGCACTTTTAGGCCTGCCAAAATAAGAAGACCTCACaagtaaagtaacaaaaaaagccCACATATGGAAGAGCAGGTGGGGACCTGTTTTAACATCATCTAACCCTTCGTGCCTCTCCTCTGCAGGATGGGACCTTGGTGCCGATCACACTGTTTCATTCGAGGCCCGTGGAGCGTTTGCGTCAGACGCCACTGCTGGTCCACGTCTACGGAGCTTACGGCAGGGATCTCAACATGGAGTTCAGCCCGGAGaagaggctgctgctggagcagggCTGGAGCCTGGCCTACTGCCACATCAGGTAATGCATTTGATTTCCAGCCACCTTAAAAGCCAACCTGACTGACTCAGCGGGTTATTTGGGGATGAGAGTGTAACGCTCCATGTAAGTAACACCTGTGTTCATGTCGATTGTGTGTCAACGTTGTGCGGCAGGAAATTGCTGCAAAAACGTCTTTTTTGGGTTAATTAAATCTGGTATTTGGATTTCTGTGCTTGAGCGAGCCTTTCGGGCATTTTCACCTTCCAGGGGTGGAAGCGAGCGCGGCCTGTCCTGGCAACGACAAGCTCGTGTGGAGGGGAAGCCGAGAGGCGTGGAGGACCTCCGAGCCTGCCTCCATCACCTCTTCTCTTCAGGAGTCTCGTCTCCCTCGCGCGCCGCACTCACGGCCTGCAGTGCCGGTGCCGTGCCAGTGGGGGCGCTGTGCAACAGGCACCCACACATGATGCGGGCTGTGGCGCTGCGGGTAAGGTGTTCGCGTGGCTTTTATATTTGAGAATATTTGGGActcgtgtgtgagtgtgtgtgtgtgtgtgtctgccagcGTGTAGGAGTTAAATAGTTGAAGTGAAGGACGGTCTCCTCACTCGTCACACTCGGGTTCAAAGACACCTCTTCTCCTGTGTTCAGGCTCCTTTCCTGGATGTGTTGGGAACGATGGAGGATCCCACCCTGCCTCTAACTTTGGAGGATAGAGAAGAATGGGGGGACCCCGTAGGAAACGCACGACACCGACTTGCCATCTCGTCATACTGTCCCCTTCAGAACATTACCCCTCAGGTATGGAGCCAAAGACCAAAAATGCAGCTGCAGTTTTTTTGCATTCGATGTAGAAAGGCATTTCGAcatgctatttttttttgtgatgtgatTACGGTTTTATTCTGATTTATGGAGGGATCCATCATAATGTTAATagataactgtgtgtgtgtgtgtgtgtgtgtgtgcgagctaGTGCTACCCTTCGATTCTTCTGACGGCATACGGCGACGATCCCAGGGTTCCTCTGGCAGGCGTCCTCAGATACACTGAGCTGTTAAAGAAGGCGCTTCGTACTCACTTCAGCATGAACCCAGAGTCAGGTACGGGCACACATGAGATCACAACAGCAAAATCACTTGATGATTACATAGATGGACATATGGAtaaatgtgtgtacattttttttggaTGGGTTCCCTAAATGTTCCCGCATCCTTCAAGGTGCGACTTCTGCATTGTGAGAGGTTTTGATCAGTTCAGGGTCAGCTACCAATAGTAGTGTCAGTCTGCAGAGGCAGCAGAAACAGTCTCTGTCGGTCTGGGGAAGCTGCAAACGTTTAACGTTAATGATCATATAGCATAGCACATATGTCACCTTGTAGtacagcgtgtgcgtgtgtgtgtgtgcgcgtcagtGGCAGCTAATTGCTCTCACTTCCCAGTAGACAAGGCTCTCACTTATAATCTGCCTACAGCACATTGGTGGAGCTCCTCCTTTCACCCCTCTCTGCCTCGCACTGCCTCCACTCTTCTTGTTTCAAATGCACACATCACCTCTCTCTTTCACCCTCTCTCctgttgttcacacacacacacagacaaggcagtgtgtgtgtgtgtgtgtacatgcctCCCtaatctgtctgtctctgttctcCGGAGTCTTTGATAAAGTGCTGATGGCGTGGACGCGTGGAGGCGGGTGGGCAGGCCCATTAGCATGGTAAAGAGATAGTGTATCAGAGCAGGAGATTAGACGCCACAGACTGGGAGCTGTCAAGGTCGAGACCGCACTTGTGAAACAGCCCCTACCACAGAGACGGGGGAGAGGagtggggggagggaagggtggCTATCTGGTGGGGTTTGAGGAGAGGGAGGGCAATATCAGCCCCAGTCataaaatgagagagagagaagatttGGGAGCACAGGAcggagagaaaaaggagagcaGAGAAAGTTGGGCGTTCAATGAGATAAGGGGAGGAGGTTTTACATGATGTCCCTCGTTTTgccttcgacccccccccctcccccccccccaccccgtcttCTTTGCTCTTTCAGAAAGTGAACCGGCACCAAACGTAGTTCTGAATGTTCAGCCTGGAGCAAATCACCACGGCCCGGATGACTTTGAGTTGATGCTGGAGGAGGTAATGCGCTCTCAGATGTATTTGCTTCCAGACGCATCTACAAATGAGGTTATTTGGACACAGGCCGTTTTATTTGATTAACTATTCCCTCGGTCATTTTGCTTGTTGACAACTGCTcttaaatctaataaaaaatacacatccATGCTGAAAAGTGACCATATTGTGAAGAGAATTTGGTTCCGATCCACAGGGTGAATATTTGTAGCTACACACCCCAAGTCAGTTGTAATTATCTTACTTTTAAAAGGCCACTTTACCCAAATCACAAAATAAACCTGCACTGTGCCAGATTGATCAGCTTCTTTTCAAATTGAGCCTTTTCCCAGTGATTTAATTGAGTCGAGTTGTCTGGTACAGACTGATCcatttctcctttctttccttccctACACAGGAAGCCCTCACGCTCGCCTTCCTCTACACGGAGCTCGGCCTGGACCCTCCTCCGGCGCCGCGCAGGAGGAAGAGGCCGCACACATAACGGAATCTAACCGGCATCACCTAAACATCTACCAGTACCATGGCCCTGTTGTGCCTGATAACCTAACAACATGGACAGGGAATGGATGTGCAAAGGTTCTCTTTATTATATGACATAAGCCTCGTACAGATGAGGCGTGAAATAACAATCTTGATCATTCGATTGCTGCTGTTAAATTTGAATAAACCGAGTGAAATTCATATCAGCATTTATACAGTAAATCGATGGCGCTCAGATAGCAGGCCTTCTCAGAGACGTAGCACTGCTCTGGGTGGCTGGGGTTGTACCGAGTGTTGGTGGTGT containing:
- the prepl gene encoding prolyl endopeptidase-like isoform X1, encoding MLIRSSLLCSPARLLSTSRLGFRELAVRKRITCLPLSAQRRRASDTSNSSIDHPSSGLERYKDLQKYFDRRLRAAYRRFSHAPDHSSVCGHHHEYFVERDGIYRMEMDQRQGQPMPEQVLNFRHVSGREGSAVLNNGERIQWTVQRIRLSPQEEHLAATLKATHTEELRCVVVRLGRRNSPHLDPPHVVFTLDKVFSFEWATDEVLFYTTVEGLRCSRVSRLDLTASGCRMTSVYEESHPDVFVEVALSRDRRILSINCSSRTSSEVLLIDTTTSHLEPSLVQPRQLDLLYHVEHWRKGLIILTNAGPGQEYQVVQAPLSEPHMVSWGPLFAPGPGTAIKDMDVVGDHCVLVARTPAGELILVVVPLTRPKEAYTVQLPSWACAVQTKKPAVADQRSVFEFFISSPVHPPVPYCLYLEDGLLSSGTGDGTSPESQGNYTPAHLEASHQDGTLVPITLFHSRPVERLRQTPLLVHVYGAYGRDLNMEFSPEKRLLLEQGWSLAYCHIRGGSERGLSWQRQARVEGKPRGVEDLRACLHHLFSSGVSSPSRAALTACSAGAVPVGALCNRHPHMMRAVALRAPFLDVLGTMEDPTLPLTLEDREEWGDPVGNARHRLAISSYCPLQNITPQCYPSILLTAYGDDPRVPLAGVLRYTELLKKALRTHFSMNPESESEPAPNVVLNVQPGANHHGPDDFELMLEEEALTLAFLYTELGLDPPPAPRRRKRPHT
- the prepl gene encoding prolyl endopeptidase-like isoform X2 is translated as MEMDQRQGQPMPEQVLNFRHVSGREGSAVLNNGERIQWTVQRIRLSPQEEHLAATLKATHTEELRCVVVRLGRRNSPHLDPPHVVFTLDKVFSFEWATDEVLFYTTVEGLRCSRVSRLDLTASGCRMTSVYEESHPDVFVEVALSRDRRILSINCSSRTSSEVLLIDTTTSHLEPSLVQPRQLDLLYHVEHWRKGLIILTNAGPGQEYQVVQAPLSEPHMVSWGPLFAPGPGTAIKDMDVVGDHCVLVARTPAGELILVVVPLTRPKEAYTVQLPSWACAVQTKKPAVADQRSVFEFFISSPVHPPVPYCLYLEDGLLSSGTGDGTSPESQGNYTPAHLEASHQDGTLVPITLFHSRPVERLRQTPLLVHVYGAYGRDLNMEFSPEKRLLLEQGWSLAYCHIRGGSERGLSWQRQARVEGKPRGVEDLRACLHHLFSSGVSSPSRAALTACSAGAVPVGALCNRHPHMMRAVALRAPFLDVLGTMEDPTLPLTLEDREEWGDPVGNARHRLAISSYCPLQNITPQCYPSILLTAYGDDPRVPLAGVLRYTELLKKALRTHFSMNPESESEPAPNVVLNVQPGANHHGPDDFELMLEEEALTLAFLYTELGLDPPPAPRRRKRPHT